From a single Pseudomonas serboccidentalis genomic region:
- a CDS encoding glutathione binding-like protein has protein sequence MTDLSAFPITRKWPAQYPDWIQLYSLPTPNGVKVSIMLEEIGLPYEPHRVGFDTQDQLSPEFLSLNPNNKIPAILDPHGPEDQPLPLFESGAILIYLADKSGQLLAQEGALRYETIQWLMFQMGGIGPMFGQLGFFNKFAGKDYEDKRPRDRYVEESRRLLNVLDKRLEGRDWIMGERYTIADIATFPWVRNLIGFYEAGDLVGISNFPNVTRVLERFLARPAVVRGLTIPS, from the coding sequence ATGACCGATCTGTCCGCGTTCCCGATCACCCGGAAATGGCCCGCGCAATACCCAGACTGGATTCAGCTCTATTCCCTGCCGACCCCCAACGGTGTCAAGGTCTCGATCATGCTCGAAGAGATCGGCCTGCCGTACGAGCCGCACCGCGTAGGCTTCGACACACAAGACCAGTTGTCCCCCGAGTTCCTGTCGCTGAACCCCAACAACAAGATTCCGGCGATCCTTGACCCCCACGGTCCGGAGGACCAACCGTTGCCGTTGTTCGAGTCCGGCGCGATCCTGATCTACCTCGCCGACAAGAGCGGCCAGTTGCTGGCGCAGGAAGGCGCGCTGCGTTACGAGACTATTCAGTGGCTGATGTTCCAGATGGGCGGTATCGGCCCGATGTTCGGCCAGCTCGGTTTCTTCAACAAATTCGCCGGCAAGGACTACGAGGACAAGCGACCGCGTGATCGCTACGTCGAGGAGAGCAGACGCCTGCTCAACGTGCTCGACAAACGCCTGGAAGGCCGCGACTGGATCATGGGCGAGCGCTACACCATCGCCGATATCGCCACGTTCCCGTGGGTGCGCAACCTGATCGGGTTCTATGAGGCCGGGGATCTGGTCGGGATCAGCAACTTCCCGAACGTGACCCGGGTGCTGGAGCGCTTTCTGGCGCGGCCGGCGGTGGTGCGGGGTTTGACCATTCCTTCGTGA
- the selD gene encoding selenide, water dikinase SelD has translation MSEPIRLTQYSHGAGCGCKISPQVLEVILAGSGAQNLDPKLWVGNASRDDAAVYEIDAERGVVSTTDFFMPIVDDPFDFGRIAATNAISDIYAMGGDPLMAIAILGWPVNVLAPEVAREVIRGGRAVCDAAGIPLAGGHSIDAPEPIFGLAVTGLVEKRHMKRNDTATAGCLLYLTKPLGIGILTTAEKKGKLRPADVGVARDWMCTLNKPGSRFGKLAGVTAMTDVTGFGLLGHLVEMADGSQLTARIGYNHVPRLDSVEYYLEQGCVPGGTLRNFDSYSSKLGRLQELHKRVLCDPQTSGGLLIAVTPQGNDEFLAVAAELGLNLAPIGELVERQSHAVEVI, from the coding sequence ATGAGCGAGCCGATTCGTCTGACCCAATACAGCCACGGTGCCGGTTGTGGCTGCAAGATTTCCCCGCAGGTGCTGGAAGTGATTCTGGCCGGTAGCGGTGCGCAAAACCTCGATCCGAAACTGTGGGTCGGCAATGCTTCGCGTGATGACGCGGCGGTCTACGAGATCGATGCCGAGCGCGGTGTGGTGTCGACCACCGATTTCTTTATGCCGATTGTCGACGACCCGTTCGATTTCGGCCGGATTGCCGCGACCAACGCGATCAGCGACATCTACGCGATGGGCGGCGACCCGTTGATGGCGATTGCAATCCTCGGCTGGCCGGTGAATGTGTTGGCGCCGGAAGTCGCGCGGGAAGTGATTCGCGGCGGGCGTGCGGTGTGCGACGCTGCCGGCATTCCGCTGGCTGGTGGGCATTCGATCGATGCGCCGGAACCGATCTTCGGCCTGGCGGTGACCGGCCTTGTCGAAAAGCGCCACATGAAGCGCAACGACACCGCCACTGCCGGCTGCCTGTTGTACCTGACCAAACCGCTGGGCATCGGCATCCTCACCACCGCCGAGAAGAAGGGCAAATTGCGCCCCGCCGACGTCGGCGTGGCCCGCGACTGGATGTGCACCCTGAACAAGCCAGGCAGCCGTTTCGGCAAACTCGCTGGCGTCACCGCGATGACCGACGTCACCGGTTTCGGCCTGCTCGGGCATCTGGTGGAAATGGCCGACGGCAGCCAGCTGACCGCACGCATCGGCTACAACCACGTGCCGCGTCTGGACAGCGTCGAGTACTACCTCGAACAGGGTTGCGTGCCCGGCGGCACCTTGCGCAACTTCGACAGCTATTCGAGCAAGCTCGGCCGTCTGCAGGAGCTGCACAAGCGCGTGCTGTGCGACCCGCAGACCAGCGGCGGCCTGCTGATTGCCGTTACCCCGCAAGGCAATGACGAGTTCCTCGCCGTGGCCGCCGAACTGGGCCTGAACCTGGCGCCGATCGGTGAGCTGGTTGAGCGACAGAGCCACGCAGTCGAGGTGATTTGA
- the mnmH gene encoding tRNA 2-selenouridine(34) synthase MnmH: MSRDCTDYHDIFLNDRPLMDARAPVEFHKGAFPGVVNLPLMNDIERQKIGTCYKQHGQQAAIELGHQLVSGAVKAERIQAWADFARAHPEGYLYCFRGGLRSQITQQWLRDEAGIDYPRVGGGYKAMRNFLLDTLERAISQCDFVLLGGMTGTGKTEVLVQLRNGLDLEGHANHRGSSFGKRATGQPSNIDFENRLAIDILKKRDAGIEQFVLEDESRVVGSCALPLPLYQGMQQYPMVWLEDSFEDRVERILRDYVVDLSAEFSAVHGEDGFTLFSERLLESLNNVQKRLGGERHRRMLLLMEDALAEQGRSGAVDLHRGWIEGLLREYYDPMYVFQREKKGGRIEFAGERGAVLEYLRERVNQKA; the protein is encoded by the coding sequence ATGTCACGCGACTGCACCGATTACCACGATATTTTCCTCAACGACCGGCCGCTGATGGATGCCCGTGCGCCGGTCGAGTTTCACAAAGGCGCATTCCCCGGTGTGGTCAATCTGCCGCTGATGAACGACATCGAGCGGCAGAAGATCGGCACCTGCTACAAGCAGCACGGTCAGCAGGCCGCCATCGAACTGGGCCATCAACTGGTGTCCGGCGCGGTGAAGGCCGAGCGCATCCAGGCCTGGGCCGATTTCGCCCGGGCCCATCCTGAGGGTTATCTCTATTGTTTTCGTGGCGGCCTGCGCTCGCAGATCACGCAACAGTGGCTGCGTGACGAGGCCGGCATCGACTATCCGCGCGTCGGCGGCGGTTACAAGGCAATGCGCAACTTTCTGCTCGACACCCTTGAGCGAGCGATCAGCCAGTGTGATTTCGTCTTGTTGGGTGGCATGACCGGCACCGGCAAGACCGAGGTACTGGTGCAATTGCGTAACGGTCTGGATCTGGAAGGTCACGCCAATCATCGTGGTTCCAGTTTCGGCAAACGCGCCACCGGCCAACCGTCGAACATTGATTTCGAAAACCGTCTGGCCATCGACATCCTCAAGAAGCGCGATGCCGGTATCGAGCAGTTTGTGCTGGAAGATGAGAGTCGGGTGGTGGGCAGTTGTGCGCTGCCACTGCCGCTGTATCAAGGCATGCAGCAGTACCCGATGGTCTGGCTGGAAGACAGTTTTGAGGACCGCGTGGAGCGGATCCTGCGCGACTACGTGGTGGACCTGTCGGCCGAGTTTTCGGCGGTGCATGGCGAGGACGGTTTTACCTTGTTCTCCGAGCGCTTGCTGGAAAGCCTGAACAACGTGCAGAAACGCCTCGGTGGCGAGCGGCATCGGCGGATGTTGCTGTTGATGGAAGATGCGCTGGCCGAGCAGGGGCGTAGCGGGGCGGTGGACTTGCACCGTGGCTGGATCGAAGGGTTGCTGCGCGAGTATTACGACCCGATGTACGTGTTCCAGCGCGAAAAGAAGGGCGGGCGGATCGAGTTTGCCGGGGAGCGCGGTGCGGTGCTGGAGTATCTTCGCGAGCGGGTGAATCAGAAAGCTTGA
- a CDS encoding OmpA family protein, whose product MSELLTSVEKYGSLTAKLIVALGVCITWGYCAFIINFFPTGLTVADSLVFIFIALGFGILYVYWLLFGFLGAYFFVSFFQEPHIRARLFAAVMFLVFAGCLVFLACIMKDASSLLAPLFSGALLYLTIIHWKPDVARASIKQRRERARMRIVIFFTALFLPLTVAVPVIGIIIDSSFGLIGITQKNVSLAVSEDNQKIINDVAKEFDISVYGCSENGKKTNIVHHFNVLWHGLGERSLVELLTHDGNGWKPKARIELDRSGLKILKPTNKETTFNTCLTLNSDTLFGTYEDNISKYGKLQLKVFSDETKNKLNADHLQILSAKIIGYTDRVPVSKNSDSNFDLSIRRANSVHTELKEYGLLTDIPESEIKSSGQGSLLSKSNCSRELNPAELKECLAVDRRVEIELKLQMKPTEKQTSTDPAPQKDMSVCDFVFCKIGLKKCPDKVPATMAPSDN is encoded by the coding sequence ATGTCCGAACTTCTCACATCAGTGGAAAAATATGGATCGCTCACTGCAAAATTAATTGTGGCTTTAGGTGTTTGTATTACCTGGGGTTACTGTGCCTTTATAATTAATTTTTTCCCAACCGGTTTAACCGTTGCAGATAGCCTTGTCTTTATCTTTATCGCCTTAGGCTTCGGCATTTTGTATGTTTACTGGCTGCTTTTTGGATTCCTAGGAGCTTACTTTTTCGTCTCTTTCTTCCAGGAACCTCACATCAGAGCTCGTTTATTTGCGGCCGTGATGTTTTTGGTTTTCGCTGGGTGTTTAGTTTTTTTGGCCTGCATCATGAAAGACGCTTCATCTCTATTGGCCCCTTTATTTAGTGGAGCCTTGCTATATCTAACAATCATTCACTGGAAGCCTGATGTCGCCAGAGCATCTATTAAGCAACGACGTGAAAGAGCACGCATGCGGATAGTGATCTTTTTCACTGCCTTATTCTTGCCACTCACCGTGGCGGTACCTGTTATTGGAATCATAATAGATAGCTCATTCGGACTTATTGGCATTACTCAAAAAAATGTCTCACTGGCAGTGAGCGAAGATAATCAGAAAATCATTAATGATGTGGCAAAAGAATTCGACATCTCCGTTTATGGCTGCTCGGAAAATGGAAAAAAGACTAACATCGTTCACCATTTTAATGTTCTCTGGCACGGTTTAGGCGAACGAAGCCTTGTAGAGTTGCTTACGCATGATGGCAATGGATGGAAGCCCAAGGCGCGAATCGAACTCGATCGTAGCGGACTTAAGATCTTGAAACCCACTAACAAAGAAACTACTTTCAACACCTGCCTCACACTCAACTCCGACACGCTATTTGGCACCTACGAAGACAACATCAGCAAGTACGGGAAGCTTCAACTGAAGGTCTTCAGCGACGAAACAAAGAATAAGTTGAATGCTGACCACTTACAGATTCTATCGGCAAAAATCATTGGATACACAGATAGAGTTCCCGTATCAAAAAATAGCGACTCCAATTTTGACTTATCCATTCGACGAGCCAACAGCGTCCACACCGAACTCAAAGAATATGGACTATTAACTGACATTCCGGAGTCTGAAATAAAAAGCTCCGGACAAGGCTCACTACTTTCCAAGTCCAATTGCTCCAGGGAACTCAACCCTGCCGAACTAAAAGAGTGCTTGGCTGTAGACCGGCGTGTTGAGATCGAACTTAAACTGCAGATGAAACCAACAGAAAAGCAGACTTCCACTGATCCAGCGCCCCAAAAAGACATGAGTGTATGTGATTTTGTTTTCTGCAAAATCGGACTCAAAAAATGTCCTGATAAAGTCCCAGCTACCATGGCACCCAGCGATAACTGA
- a CDS encoding histidine phosphatase family protein has translation MTNLMRFAKRFKHRAYVALPSLLAVSALTLSLESSQIRAQPVDGTQTLVFLRHAEKPAGGLGQLNCQGLNRAIELSTLLPEKFGKADYVFAANPTRNVEEGELDNSYSYIRPLMTISPAAIKLGLPVNIEFSANDTSDLARELTEDKYHNSTIYTAWSHGYLPELINEVAGKAVGEKQTITDDWAAGDFDSLYVLTLTWHNGKASLQSHSYKQGLDNGKVTCPT, from the coding sequence ATGACGAACCTCATGAGATTCGCCAAACGCTTCAAACATCGCGCCTACGTGGCCCTGCCCTCGCTGCTGGCAGTGAGTGCGCTGACGTTGTCGCTGGAATCGAGCCAGATTCGCGCACAACCGGTGGACGGCACCCAGACCCTGGTCTTCCTGCGCCACGCGGAAAAACCTGCGGGCGGGCTCGGCCAGCTCAACTGCCAGGGCCTGAACCGCGCGATCGAGTTGTCGACCCTGCTGCCGGAAAAATTCGGCAAGGCCGATTACGTGTTCGCCGCCAACCCGACGCGCAACGTCGAGGAAGGTGAGCTGGACAACTCCTACAGCTACATCCGCCCGCTAATGACCATCAGCCCCGCCGCGATCAAGCTCGGCCTGCCGGTGAACATCGAGTTTTCCGCCAACGACACCAGCGACCTGGCGCGTGAACTGACTGAAGACAAGTACCACAACTCAACGATCTACACCGCGTGGTCGCACGGCTATCTGCCGGAGCTGATCAACGAGGTCGCGGGCAAGGCCGTCGGCGAAAAGCAGACCATCACCGATGACTGGGCGGCCGGCGATTTCGATTCGCTGTATGTGCTGACCCTGACCTGGCACAACGGCAAGGCCAGTTTGCAGAGCCACAGCTACAAGCAGGGGCTGGATAACGGCAAGGTGACTTGCCCGACTTGA